One window of the candidate division WOR-3 bacterium genome contains the following:
- a CDS encoding proton-conducting transporter membrane subunit produces MADLLLLPIILPLIGGFVNLFIPKKRRLLREAMTILLLLASFLFTLVLFTFGKLTYVWYLLPQSAWSGPELAFTLVSDPFRSFILLATVFFGLLIAIYSIRKMAENSRVKEYYTYLLWTISASALAILSDNLIIFLFAWGGVAILLYLLIALGKPGSERAANKALVMVGGSDILMLIGTALIYHLTGTLNMSEIRIPLQGTLPIIAFLLFLVGALTKAGSIPFHTWIPDAAEFAPVPVMALLPASLDKLLGIYLLARLTLHLFPVIPNSPISILLMALGSLTIIAAVAMALMQKNLLKLLSYHAVSQVGYMVLGIGTGVPIGIIGGLFHMINNAIYKTGLFLSAGAVEYETGETKLERLGGLAKAMPLTFFTTLFTALAISGVPPLNGFFSKYLIYQGVLELSQGGYGPNWSFIIFLVVALFGSVLTLASFLKVLHSVFFGERPKNLPLVKEVGLSMTLPMVILAFLCLIFGIFVQIPIRYFIGPILGLTEVGGIQFTAFWAGGPTILIILGLIFGFILYRLFQSGKRARVSQVFVGGELISPAPEAVVTLPDGGQTKTDVIDIDEAKIPGTYFYDSVKSIKFLNETYRIAENKFFDIYEHLKNIIGVFVKGFKALHSGLLTTYIGWLFLGGAIIILVFIALLLGL; encoded by the coding sequence ATGGCTGACTTACTCTTATTGCCCATCATTTTGCCTTTAATTGGGGGATTTGTTAATCTCTTCATTCCTAAAAAGAGAAGGCTTCTGCGGGAAGCGATGACCATTCTTCTTCTCTTGGCTTCTTTTCTTTTTACTTTAGTACTATTCACCTTCGGAAAATTGACTTATGTTTGGTATCTCCTTCCTCAATCGGCTTGGTCGGGTCCGGAATTGGCATTTACCTTAGTCTCTGATCCTTTCCGCAGTTTTATCCTCCTCGCCACCGTCTTCTTCGGTCTCTTAATTGCCATTTACTCCATAAGGAAGATGGCAGAAAATAGCCGGGTGAAGGAATATTACACCTATCTCCTCTGGACAATCTCCGCCAGTGCCTTAGCCATCCTTTCTGATAATCTTATCATTTTCCTCTTTGCCTGGGGAGGGGTGGCAATCTTACTCTATCTTTTAATCGCCTTAGGGAAACCAGGTTCAGAGAGGGCTGCGAATAAGGCATTGGTGATGGTTGGTGGTTCGGACATCTTAATGCTCATCGGCACCGCCCTCATCTACCATCTCACCGGAACTTTAAATATGAGTGAGATAAGAATTCCTTTGCAAGGGACATTACCAATTATTGCCTTTTTATTATTTCTGGTTGGGGCTTTAACTAAAGCCGGATCAATTCCTTTCCACACCTGGATTCCGGATGCTGCGGAATTTGCTCCAGTGCCGGTAATGGCTCTTTTACCCGCTTCTTTAGATAAACTTTTAGGAATTTACCTATTGGCGCGACTTACCCTTCATCTCTTCCCGGTCATTCCCAACTCCCCAATCTCAATTCTTTTGATGGCTTTAGGCTCTTTGACCATTATCGCCGCGGTGGCGATGGCTTTGATGCAAAAGAACTTATTGAAACTCCTCTCTTACCATGCGGTCAGTCAGGTTGGCTATATGGTCTTAGGGATTGGCACCGGAGTGCCAATTGGCATTATTGGTGGGCTATTCCATATGATTAATAATGCCATTTATAAAACCGGTCTCTTCCTCAGTGCCGGTGCGGTAGAATATGAAACCGGGGAGACGAAATTGGAGAGATTGGGTGGTTTGGCTAAAGCAATGCCTCTCACCTTTTTTACTACCCTCTTTACCGCCTTAGCCATTTCTGGAGTGCCACCATTAAATGGCTTTTTCTCCAAGTATCTAATCTACCAAGGGGTTTTGGAACTTTCCCAAGGGGGATACGGGCCAAACTGGTCTTTTATCATCTTTTTAGTGGTTGCCCTTTTTGGTAGTGTTTTGACCCTCGCCTCTTTCTTAAAGGTTTTACATTCGGTCTTTTTTGGCGAAAGACCAAAGAACTTACCGTTAGTAAAAGAGGTGGGTTTGAGTATGACTCTGCCGATGGTGATTTTAGCCTTCCTCTGCCTCATCTTTGGAATATTTGTCCAGATACCAATTCGCTATTTTATCGGACCAATCCTCGGTTTAACAGAGGTTGGGGGGATACAATTTACCGCTTTCTGGGCTGGCGGACCGACAATTCTTATCATTCTTGGTTTAATCTTTGGTTTTATCCTCTACCGTCTTTTCCAATCAGGGAAAAGGGCAAGGGTCTCTCAGGTTTTTGTTGGTGGCGAATTGATCTCACCGGCGCCGGAGGCGGTTGTTACCTTACCGGATGGTGGCCAGACGAAAACGGATGTGATTGATATTGATGAGGCAAAGATTCCGGGCACTTACTTTTACGATTCGGTTAAATCAATAAAATTCCTTAATGAGACCTATCGGATTGCCGAGAATAAGTTCTTTGACATCTATGAACATCTCAAAAACATCATTGGGGTCTTTGTTAAAGGGTTTAAGGCACTGCATAGTGGACTTCTCACTACTTATATTGGCTGGCTATTTTTGGGTGGGGCGATAATCATTTTGGTTTTTATCGCCCTTTTACTTGGATTGTAG
- a CDS encoding proton-conducting transporter membrane subunit — protein sequence MLIAQWLPIFVVLPLFSAFFIYLFGSIFKKQARSFSDIFANFITGILFLLSILALTEIARPNHSLYFMGGWRPPLGILLVLDGLSALILLVITFIGFMATIFSINYMEKFTAKHKFYALLFLMITGMIGVTLTGDLFNLFVFLEIATIASYALVSFGTGQEELEAGFKYMVMGEIGSLTILLSIALLYAATGTLNMADISRVITGNGTKPFVLFSSVLFLIGFGIKAALIPFHAWLPDAHPSAPAPISALLSGVLIKVLGVYALVRVFFNVFGMNPIVANILLFLAGLSMLIGVILQLGQNDIKRLLAYCSISQVGYILLGFGLGTPLGIMGGLFHLLNHAVFKSLLFFNSGAIEYATGTRRMEKLGGLLGKMPLTGVSAFIGTFAASGVPPFNGFWSKLILILAAIAAKQYLLAGIAGLAAILTLASFIRMQRRVFLGNRPENLNGIREVPIGMTSPLILLSILSLLSGVLILPGVRNIFLDLAQQAVLYGTNYANMIFGQGGF from the coding sequence ATGCTCATCGCACAGTGGCTACCAATTTTTGTTGTCTTACCCTTATTTTCGGCATTTTTTATTTATCTCTTTGGTTCAATTTTCAAAAAGCAAGCCCGGTCCTTTTCCGACATCTTCGCTAATTTTATCACCGGGATTTTATTCCTCCTTTCAATTCTCGCCTTAACAGAAATTGCCCGCCCGAACCATTCCTTATACTTTATGGGTGGCTGGCGGCCACCATTGGGTATCCTTTTAGTTCTTGACGGTCTCAGTGCCCTCATCCTCTTAGTGATTACTTTCATTGGTTTTATGGCAACCATCTTTTCCATCAACTATATGGAGAAATTTACTGCCAAACATAAGTTTTATGCCCTCCTCTTTTTGATGATTACCGGAATGATTGGGGTCACTCTGACGGGTGATTTATTTAACCTCTTTGTCTTCTTAGAGATTGCTACCATCGCCTCTTATGCCTTAGTCAGTTTTGGAACCGGACAGGAAGAGTTGGAAGCGGGATTTAAGTATATGGTGATGGGGGAGATTGGCTCTTTAACCATTCTTTTAAGTATCGCCCTTCTTTATGCCGCTACCGGGACCTTAAATATGGCGGATATCTCCCGGGTGATAACCGGAAATGGCACAAAACCCTTTGTTCTCTTCTCTTCGGTCTTATTTCTCATCGGCTTTGGGATAAAGGCGGCTTTAATTCCTTTTCATGCCTGGCTGCCTGATGCTCACCCTTCTGCCCCGGCACCAATCTCCGCTCTCCTTTCCGGAGTTTTGATTAAGGTTTTGGGTGTCTATGCGTTGGTTAGGGTATTTTTCAATGTCTTTGGGATGAACCCCATTGTTGCCAATATTCTACTTTTCTTAGCGGGTTTATCAATGCTCATCGGGGTGATTTTGCAATTGGGGCAGAACGACATCAAACGCCTTTTAGCCTATTGTAGTATTAGTCAGGTTGGTTATATCCTTTTGGGATTTGGTTTAGGAACCCCCTTAGGCATTATGGGTGGGCTCTTCCATCTCTTAAACCATGCGGTATTTAAGTCCCTTCTCTTTTTTAACTCCGGGGCGATTGAGTACGCGACCGGGACGAGGAGAATGGAGAAGTTGGGTGGGCTCTTAGGGAAGATGCCTCTGACCGGAGTTTCCGCCTTTATCGGTACATTTGCCGCCTCCGGAGTTCCCCCCTTTAATGGCTTCTGGTCAAAGTTGATTCTCATTCTGGCGGCGATTGCAGCAAAGCAATATCTCTTAGCCGGTATTGCGGGGTTAGCCGCGATTTTAACTTTGGCTTCTTTCATCCGGATGCAGAGAAGGGTATTTTTGGGAAATCGCCCGGAGAATCTGAACGGGATAAGAGAGGTGCCGATAGGAATGACTTCTCCTTTGATTCTTCTCTCTATCCTCTCTCTTTTATCCGGGGTTTTGATTCTCCCGGGGGTAAGAAATATCTTTTTGGATTTAGCCCAACAGGCGGTTCTCTATGGAACCAATTACGCTAATATGATATTTGGTCAGGGAGGCTTCTAA
- a CDS encoding glycine cleavage system protein H → MARNLLDKYVMKKRCPFLEEVVVRYCKAYPVKKMLPRTSLVKDDPCVGCPERCSIYKQFYLKTQEVVKVEAKKEEVFMKESQTKECIWMKAGVVSYRLCTRNYDCKNCEFDQALISGAGYGEQPMIVQALEKLRSLPGEKRMCRYYLTGDLSYKLCSNNYECWHCPVDQMISDLAESHPLLLRRRTKREKMKKVSGFALHSDLYYHPKHFWVMIEKEGTIKLGIDDFASKILNGITEITLPKEGEKIKQEESIGQFRIGNYSISLSSPISGEIKEVNQEIVTKPEVLSQDPYEKGWLVSLFPEALVDTLKDFLRGSSAERWLRDEVEQLQEILKEECEVTISDGGELISDFSGKISRKTWQKLAARFLNLK, encoded by the coding sequence TTGGCACGAAATTTGCTTGATAAGTATGTTATGAAAAAGAGATGCCCATTCTTAGAAGAGGTTGTAGTAAGATATTGTAAGGCTTATCCAGTGAAGAAAATGCTTCCCAGGACAAGCCTTGTTAAAGACGACCCTTGTGTTGGGTGTCCGGAAAGATGTTCGATTTATAAACAGTTTTACTTAAAAACCCAAGAAGTTGTTAAAGTTGAAGCGAAAAAGGAGGAGGTTTTTATGAAAGAGAGTCAAACGAAAGAGTGTATCTGGATGAAGGCGGGGGTTGTTTCTTATCGCCTCTGCACCAGAAATTATGACTGTAAGAATTGCGAATTTGACCAAGCCCTTATCAGTGGAGCTGGTTACGGAGAACAACCGATGATTGTCCAGGCACTAGAGAAGTTGCGAAGTTTACCCGGGGAAAAGAGGATGTGTCGTTATTATCTTACTGGGGATTTGTCTTATAAACTTTGCTCTAATAATTATGAATGCTGGCATTGTCCGGTTGACCAGATGATTTCCGATTTGGCGGAGAGCCATCCCCTTTTATTAAGAAGAAGGACAAAGCGGGAGAAGATGAAAAAGGTTTCTGGTTTTGCTCTCCATTCTGATCTCTATTATCATCCCAAGCACTTTTGGGTGATGATTGAAAAAGAAGGAACGATAAAGTTAGGGATTGATGACTTCGCAAGTAAAATTCTTAACGGCATTACGGAAATCACTTTACCAAAGGAAGGGGAAAAAATAAAGCAGGAGGAAAGTATCGGTCAGTTCCGAATTGGCAATTATTCCATCAGTCTTTCTTCCCCCATTTCCGGAGAGATTAAAGAAGTTAACCAGGAGATCGTCACAAAACCTGAGGTTCTTTCTCAAGACCCCTACGAGAAAGGCTGGTTAGTTTCTCTCTTTCCCGAAGCGCTTGTTGATACCTTAAAGGATTTCTTGCGGGGAAGTTCCGCGGAACGGTGGTTAAGGGATGAAGTGGAACAGTTGCAGGAAATTCTGAAAGAGGAATGCGAGGTGACGATTAGCGATGGTGGAGAGTTAATTTCGGATTTTAGCGGAAAAATTTCGCGAAAGACTTGGCAAAAATTAGCGGCGCGATTTTTAAATCTTAAATAA
- a CDS encoding sigma-54 dependent transcriptional regulator has protein sequence MSQILIVDDEEIMRQSLTDWLKEDGYEVVAVEDGFKALELVQKESFNVMLVDLKMPKMDGIEVLRAVKKLNLDVPVIIITAYATVDTAVAAMKEGAYDYIVKPFHPEELGMVIRKIIEHQNLKKENIILRKELSQKYQFHDIIGKSPKMQRVFELIKTVAPTRSTVLVEGESGTGKELIARAIHSESPRREGPFIPLACGALPETLLEAELFGYEKGAFTGAVVGKKGKIEMADGGTLFLDEIADISLKTQVDLLRFLQEREFRRLGSTETIKIDVRIIAATNRDLKELVAAGKFREDLFYRLNVITIKVPPLRERKEDIPLLVQHFLEKFSAATGKRVSKISPEALNLLLDYDWPGNVRELENAIEHAVVITQGDIILPEALPSVFTRSVEKNLPFGKTLRDVEKEHIEKVLREMKGNISQAAEILGINRVTLYRKIKDYNIKID, from the coding sequence ATGAGCCAAATTCTTATCGTTGATGACGAAGAGATTATGCGCCAATCCCTAACCGATTGGCTGAAAGAAGATGGCTATGAAGTAGTAGCGGTGGAGGATGGTTTTAAGGCATTGGAATTGGTGCAAAAGGAATCTTTCAACGTGATGCTGGTTGACTTAAAGATGCCCAAGATGGACGGGATAGAGGTGTTACGGGCTGTGAAAAAATTAAATCTTGATGTGCCGGTGATTATCATTACTGCCTACGCGACCGTGGATACCGCGGTGGCGGCGATGAAGGAAGGTGCCTATGATTATATCGTTAAGCCGTTCCATCCCGAAGAATTGGGAATGGTTATCCGAAAGATTATTGAGCACCAGAACTTAAAGAAGGAAAATATCATTCTCCGAAAGGAGTTAAGTCAAAAATATCAATTTCACGACATTATCGGTAAAAGTCCAAAGATGCAAAGGGTTTTTGAGTTGATAAAAACCGTTGCCCCAACCCGGTCCACGGTCTTAGTTGAAGGGGAATCCGGAACCGGAAAGGAGTTGATTGCCCGGGCGATCCATTCGGAAAGTCCGAGAAGAGAAGGTCCTTTTATCCCCCTGGCCTGTGGTGCCCTCCCGGAAACACTTTTAGAGGCAGAACTCTTTGGTTACGAAAAAGGTGCCTTCACCGGAGCAGTGGTCGGGAAAAAGGGAAAGATTGAAATGGCGGATGGGGGCACTTTATTTTTAGATGAAATCGCCGATATCAGTTTGAAGACCCAGGTTGACCTTTTACGCTTCTTACAGGAACGGGAGTTCCGTCGTTTAGGTTCAACAGAAACGATAAAAATTGATGTGCGGATTATCGCCGCTACCAATCGGGATTTAAAAGAATTAGTGGCGGCGGGAAAATTCCGTGAGGATTTATTCTATCGGCTCAATGTCATTACGATAAAAGTTCCTCCCCTTAGAGAAAGGAAAGAAGATATCCCGCTTTTGGTGCAACATTTTTTAGAGAAGTTTTCCGCGGCGACTGGAAAGAGAGTTAGTAAAATTTCTCCGGAGGCATTGAATCTTTTGCTGGATTATGATTGGCCGGGAAATGTCAGGGAATTGGAGAATGCTATTGAACACGCGGTAGTAATAACTCAAGGTGATATCATTCTCCCGGAAGCCCTGCCTTCGGTATTTACGAGAAGTGTGGAGAAAAATTTACCTTTCGGAAAGACCCTGCGCGATGTGGAGAAGGAGCATATTGAAAAGGTTTTAAGGGAGATGAAAGGTAATATTAGCCAGGCAGCTGAAATTTTAGGAATAAATCGGGTCACTTTGTATCGGAAAATTAAGGATTATAATATAAAAATTGATTAA
- a CDS encoding archaemetzincin family Zn-dependent metalloprotease has protein sequence MNRIIYILPIGKIEGEVLAAVKEGLEEVYPFPAKIISEVPNPAYAFEPSRGQYYSSKILKEIVNHLPPNSLKILGITEVDLCTPVLTFVFGEAQLKGKSAVISLARLRPEYYTLPPNPSLFLTRVVKEAIHELGHTFGLVHCALKECVMAFAPDVWGIDQKLKHFCPCCQDFLMKMIKELEGKSWEEK, from the coding sequence ATGAACCGCATCATTTACATATTGCCAATCGGCAAGATTGAAGGAGAAGTTTTAGCCGCGGTGAAAGAGGGTTTAGAGGAGGTTTATCCGTTTCCCGCCAAAATCATCTCTGAGGTCCCTAACCCGGCTTATGCCTTTGAACCAAGCCGGGGTCAATACTATTCAAGTAAAATCTTAAAGGAGATTGTTAACCATCTTCCCCCGAACAGCCTCAAAATCTTAGGGATTACCGAAGTTGACCTCTGCACCCCGGTCTTAACTTTTGTCTTTGGGGAGGCACAGTTGAAAGGGAAGAGTGCGGTCATCTCTTTAGCCCGCCTCCGTCCAGAATACTACACTTTACCACCTAACCCATCTCTTTTTTTAACCCGGGTGGTGAAGGAGGCGATTCACGAACTAGGCCACACATTTGGTTTGGTCCATTGTGCCCTTAAAGAATGCGTAATGGCATTCGCTCCGGATGTCTGGGGGATTGACCAGAAACTTAAACATTTCTGTCCTTGTTGCCAAGACTTTTTAATGAAGATGATAAAAGAGTTAGAAGGGAAAAGTTGGGAGGAGAAATGA
- a CDS encoding cache domain-containing protein, which translates to MRVGITGKFILSFLLVIALIGALAIWIGIHFIADGIVKQAQSKVKSDLNVAREIYQENLGDIKDVIRFASLRFFLQEGILGGNLKAIGLELAKIRREEFLDILTLTDSLGRVLVSARNPKRYGDKVDNDLVKWVLEKKEVAQATTIIPREEILRESEELVQLAEIEIVPTPRAKLKEGGKLNAGMFLLACAPIFTQDGRFLGTLYGGRILNQNYFLVDRIKDLVFKGEVYKGKEIGTATIFQGDVRIATNVRFPDGRRAIGTRVAENVYTEVLEKGRAFIDQAFVVQDWYITAYEPIRNINGKTVGILYVGLRAEKFFDMKKKAIVTFVSIMLIGVSIAVLVSFLLARSILLPLKKIISASRQIARGDFSQRVEVKTKDELREVSESFNFMASSLKEREEKLKEATSQQLMRSERLATLGQLAAGVAHEINNPIAGILTYIRLIQKKLAKMGNTGDGEMKRYLAIMEKETARCGTIVRNLLDFARQSEPNLKPVDIHHVLDESLELLAHKLRLQNVEVEKHYGPCPQITADFAQLQQTFMNIIINACEAMEKGGKLTITTQRKDNMVEIEFADTGKGIPPENLPRIFDPFFTTKPKGTGLGLSVVYGIVSRHRGQINVKSEVNKGTIFTISLPVSIE; encoded by the coding sequence ATGCGCGTTGGGATTACAGGAAAATTTATTCTTAGTTTTCTTTTAGTGATTGCCTTGATCGGTGCCTTAGCCATCTGGATTGGGATTCATTTCATCGCCGATGGGATTGTGAAACAAGCCCAGAGTAAGGTAAAATCGGACTTAAATGTTGCCCGGGAAATTTACCAGGAAAATTTAGGGGATATTAAGGATGTAATCCGGTTCGCCAGTTTAAGATTTTTTCTCCAAGAAGGTATCTTGGGGGGAAATCTTAAAGCGATAGGACTAGAACTGGCAAAGATTAGAAGGGAGGAGTTTCTTGATATCTTAACTCTAACCGATTCTTTGGGTCGGGTCTTAGTTAGTGCCCGGAATCCGAAGAGGTACGGAGATAAGGTGGATAATGATTTAGTGAAATGGGTGTTGGAAAAGAAGGAAGTAGCTCAGGCGACAACGATTATTCCCCGAGAAGAGATTTTAAGGGAAAGTGAGGAGTTGGTACAACTGGCGGAAATTGAGATTGTTCCGACACCACGGGCAAAGTTAAAGGAGGGTGGGAAATTAAATGCCGGGATGTTTCTTTTAGCCTGCGCCCCAATTTTTACCCAGGATGGGAGATTTTTAGGAACTCTCTACGGAGGGAGAATTCTCAATCAGAATTATTTTCTTGTTGACAGGATAAAGGATTTGGTCTTTAAGGGTGAGGTCTATAAGGGAAAAGAAATCGGCACCGCCACTATCTTTCAGGGTGATGTCCGGATTGCCACCAATGTCCGTTTTCCGGATGGGAGAAGAGCAATTGGCACCCGAGTGGCAGAGAATGTTTATACCGAGGTCTTAGAAAAAGGGAGAGCTTTTATCGACCAGGCATTCGTCGTCCAGGATTGGTATATTACCGCCTACGAGCCAATAAGAAATATCAATGGTAAGACGGTGGGGATTCTTTATGTTGGACTGCGGGCGGAAAAGTTCTTTGATATGAAGAAGAAGGCGATAGTGACTTTTGTCAGTATTATGTTGATTGGGGTGAGTATCGCGGTACTGGTTTCTTTTCTTTTAGCCCGAAGTATCCTCTTGCCCTTAAAGAAAATCATCTCTGCCTCGCGGCAGATTGCCCGTGGTGATTTCTCTCAAAGGGTGGAGGTGAAAACAAAAGATGAGTTGAGAGAGGTGAGCGAGAGTTTTAACTTTATGGCTTCTTCCTTGAAGGAACGAGAGGAGAAGTTAAAAGAAGCAACTTCCCAGCAGTTGATGCGTTCGGAACGTTTGGCAACCTTGGGCCAATTAGCGGCCGGGGTGGCTCACGAGATAAATAATCCCATCGCGGGGATACTCACTTATATTCGACTTATCCAAAAGAAGTTAGCAAAAATGGGTAATACCGGAGACGGTGAGATGAAAAGGTATTTGGCGATAATGGAAAAGGAGACAGCGCGGTGTGGAACGATTGTCCGAAATCTCTTAGACTTCGCCCGACAATCGGAGCCCAACCTCAAGCCGGTTGATATCCACCATGTTTTAGATGAATCCTTAGAATTGTTAGCCCACAAGTTAAGGCTCCAAAACGTTGAAGTGGAGAAACATTATGGTCCCTGTCCTCAGATTACCGCTGATTTCGCCCAACTCCAGCAGACCTTTATGAATATTATTATCAACGCTTGTGAGGCAATGGAGAAGGGAGGAAAGTTGACGATCACCACCCAGCGGAAAGACAATATGGTAGAGATTGAATTTGCCGATACCGGAAAAGGAATTCCTCCGGAAAATCTGCCCCGCATCTTTGACCCCTTCTTCACCACGAAACCAAAAGGAACTGGTCTCGGTCTTTCCGTCGTCTATGGGATTGTGAGCCGGCATCGGGGACAAATCAATGTGAAAAGTGAGGTGAATAAGGGGACAATCTTTACCATTTCCCTCCCGGTGAGTATTGAATGA